From the genome of BD1-7 clade bacterium:
AATACAGCCATGGCTGCAATGGGCGTAACCTCTGTAGCTGATTGGCACGGCACCTTAATCGGATTACTGGCTGGATACGACCCAACCAGCGTCTGGGATAACTTCTGGCACGGCGCCGTTTACTTCTTGCCCATCTATTTGACGGTATTTATCGTTGGTGGCTTCTGGGAAGTTTTGTTTGCTGCTATTCGCGGCCACGAAGTTAACGAAGGTTTCTTCGTAACCTCTGTGCTGTTTGCACTTATTTGTCCGCCGGATCTGCCTTTATGGCAAGCGGCTTTGGGTATTAGCTTCGGCGTTGTTGTTGGTAAAGAAGTTTTCGGTGGAACCGGTAAAAACTTCTTGAACCCAGCACTTACTGGTCGTGCATTCCTGTTCTTTGCATACCCGGCTCAAATCTCAGGTGACACTGTTTGGACGGCTGTTGACGGCTTTACCGGTGCGACGCCATTGAGCTTGGCTGCTCAAGGTGGCATTCCTGAAATTACTCAGCACAACATCACTTGGTTGGGCGCTTTCTTTGGTCAAATTCAAGGTTCTATCGGTGAAACATCAACATTGATGATTCTTATCGGTGCTGTGATCTTGCTTTGGACCCGCATCGCTTCATGGCGCATTATGGCTGGTGTATTGCTGGGCACTGCGGCAACCGCATTGTTGTTTAACTCTATCGGTTCTGAAACCAATCCAATGATGAACATGCCATTTTGGTGGCACTATGTTTTGGGTGGCTTTGCCTTTGGTACTGTCTTTATGGCAACTGATCCTGTATCAGCGTCTATGACAGATAAGGGCAAGTGGTTCTTCGGCGCACTGATCGGCATCATGGTTGTCTTGATCCGTGTCGTTAACCCAGCATTCCCAGAAGGTATGATGTTGGCAATCTTGTTTGCTAACTTGTTTGCGCCACTGATTGACCACTTCGTGGTTACGGCGAATGTTAAGCGGAGGGTTGCACGTAATGCTTAATAAAGAATCCGTAAGAACGTTAACCGTTGCGTTCGTTCTGTGTTTGGTTTGTTCGATTCTGGTTGCCGGCGTTGCCGTTGGTTTGAAGCCGATTCAAGACAAAAACAAAGTACTGGATCGCAATAAAAACGTACTCGAAGCAGCAGGCCTTTATCAGCCGAGCATGAGTGCATCTGAGGTGACGAGCACGTTTGAGAGTTTCCAAGTGAAACTGGTTGATCTTGCGACAGGTAAGTACGCGACTGAGCAGCAGTTGAGCGAAGCGGGCATTACTGATGTAAACAGCTACGACCAGTACGCAGCAGCCAAAATTCCTGCGCAATCGATTTCTTTGGCCGGTAACGACCCTGCTAAAATCCAGCGCCAGGCGAAATTCGCCAAGGTGTATGTTCTAGAGAAGAACGGCAAGTTGGAGCAGGTGATCCTGCCAATCAACGGCTATGGCCTGTGGGGTATCCTTTACGGTTTTATCGCACTGGGTAGCGATGCTGACACCATCAAAGGTTTAACTTTCTACTCGCAAAAAGAAACTCCCGGACTGGGCGGCGAAGTTGAAAACCCGAAGTGGAAAGCGCAGTGGCCTGGCAAAAAAGCCTACGCAGCTGACGGCAAAGTTGGAGTCGAAGTAGTTAAAGGCAAAGCACAGAACGACGAGCAAATCGACGGACTGAGTGGCGCAACGCTGACTACCCGCGGTGTTAACAATCTGGTTCAGTTCTGGCTGGGTGATCGTGGTTTCGAATCATTCCTCAAAAACCTGAAGAAAGGGGAGGCATAATCCATGGCGAAGCAAAGCACTAAAGACGTATTGGTAGAACCGATTCTGTCGCAAAATCCAATAGCCTTGCAAATTCTGGGTATCTGTTCTGCGCTGGCAGTTACAACCAGCCTGCAGACTGCTCTAGTTATGTCTGTTGCACTGACGTTGGTTACTGCATTTTCGAGCTTCTTTATCTCGTTAGTACGTAACTTTATCCCGAGCAGCATCCGTATCATCGTACAGATGACCATTATTGCCTCGCTCGTTATCGTGGTTGACCAAGTGTTGCAGGCCTATGCTTACGGCGTTTCTAAAGCCTTGTCGGTGTTTGTTGGATTGATTATCACCAACTGTATCGTTATGGGACGTGCAGAAGCCTACGCTATGTCTAACCCGCCGGTTGCCAGCTTCATGGATGGTATCGGTAACGGCTTAGGTTATTCGGTTGTATTGGTTTTCGTTGCGGTAATTCGTGAACTGCTGGGTAGTGGTAGCTTGATGGGTATCAGTATTTTACCTCTGATCGAGAACGGCGGCTGGTATCAGGCAAACGGCTTGCTGTTGTTGCCACCAAGTGCGTTTTTCATCATCGGTGGTTTCATTTGGTTGCTGCGTACCTTCAAGAAAGAGCAGCAAGAAGTTGCTGACTTTAAAATGGCACCACAGTCTAAAGCGTTGGAGGCTCACTAATGGAAGATCTGATTAGTTTATTCATTCGTGCGGTGTTCATTGAGAACATGGCGCTGGCCTTCTTCCTGGGGATGTGTACCTTCATCGCCGTATCGAAGAAGATTGAAACCGCCATTGGTTTGGGTATCGCTGTTGTTATCGTGCAAGTGGTAACTGTGCCTGTTAACAACCTGATCTTTCAGTACTTGCTGAAAGATGGCGCATTGGCTTGGGCTGGCTTGCCAGACGTAAACCTGAACTTCCTGGGCTTTTTGTCCTACATCGGCGTTATCGCCGCTTTGGTTCAGATTCTTGAGATGTTCCTTGATAAGTTCGTACCTGCTCTGTACAACGCGCTGGGCGTTTTCCTGCCGTTGATCACAGTTAACTGTGCGATTTTGGGTGCTTCTTTGTTCATGGTTGAGCGTGACTATAACTTCGCTGAGTCGGTTGTATATGGCTTGGGCGCAGGTGTTGGTTGGGCGCTGGCGATCACCGCATTGGCCGGTATCCGTGAAAAACTCAAGTACAGTGATGTACCAAAAGGTCTTGAAGGCCTGGGTATCACTTTCATCACTGTTGGATTGATGTCGCTGGGCTTTATGTCTTTCGGCGGTATGTCAATTTAATCGACGCAGACAAAGCAAAAGGCTGAATTTATGGACTTTAGTACAATCATCAGCGGCGTCGTGATGTTTACCGTAGTGGTAATGGCGCTTGTTGTTTTAATCCTGATGGCCCGCTCACGCCTAGTGAGCTCGGGTAATGTCACCATTGAAATCAATGATGACCCTGAAAAATCAATTTCTGTTCCTGCTGGCGGTAAGTTGCTGCAAACCTTGGCTGAGCAAGGCATCTTTTTGTCTTCTGCCTGTGGTGGCGGTGGTACTTGTGCACAGTGTAAGTGTCAGGTTAGTGAAGGTGGCGGCGGCATTTTGCCGACCGAAGAAGGCCACTTCACTAAAGGTCAGATTCGTGAACACTTCCGTTTGGCATGTCAGGTTGCTGTAAAGCAAGACATGAAAATCGAAGTTGAACCTGAATTCTTTGGTGTTAAAAAGTGGGATTGTGAAGTTGTTGCTAACGACAACGTTGCAACCTTCATCAAAGAGCTGACTTTGAAGCTGCCAGAAGGCGAAGACGTTAACTTCCGTGCCGGTGGTTACGTTCAGCTAGAAGCGCCTCCGTACACAGCAGATTATAAAGACTTCGATATTCCGGAAGAATACCGTGGTGACTGGGACCGTTTTGGCGTATTCAACAACATCTCTAAAGTTGATGAAGAAACCATTCGTGCCTACTCCATGGCAAACTACCCGGAAGAAAAAGGTGTTCTGAAATTCAATATCCGTATCGCTTCACCACCTCCAGGCAGTGAAGGTATTCCTCCAGGCAAGATGTCTTCGTACGTCTTTAACCTGAAGCCAGGCGATAAGATGACAGTTTCTGGCCCTTATGGTGAGTTCTTTGCGAAAGAAACCGGTGCTGAAATGGTATTCATCGGTGGTGGTGCAGGTATGGCTCCGATGCGTTCGCACATTTTCGATCAGCTGAAGCGTCTTAAATCGGATCGTAAGATTTCGTTCTGGTACGGTGCACGTTCCAAACGCGAAATGTTCTATGTTGAAGATTACGATGGCTTGGCTGCTGAGTTCGAAAACTTCGAATGGCACACTGCTTTATCTGACCCAATGCCAGAAGATAATTGGGACGGCTTAACTGGATTTATCCATAATGTCGTTTTTGAGCAATACTTAAAGGATCATCCGGCACCGGAAGATTGTGAGTTCTACATGTGTGGACCTCCGATCATGAACCAGTCGGTAATTGCTATGCTCAAGGACCTTGGAGTTGAAGATGAAAACATACTGCTCGATGATTTCGGCGGCTAATGTAAGATCCTTCAAGCAACTCTTGAAAGCGAGCCTGATTATTCAGGTCTCGCTTTTGTTTTTATTGGGTTGCGGATCTTCGAATAAGTACGTCAACATTTCTGGCGCGACGATGGGTACAACCTACCATGTCACGGCTGAACTGCTGAAAGGCGCTTCGCAAGTGCAGATTCAGGCTGCGATTGATCGACGGTTACGTGAGATCAACCAAAGTATGTCGACCTATATCGATACCTCGAAGATCAGTGAATTCAATAGGTTGCCGGTCGGGCAATCTCTCCCGATCGATGACGATTTTGTGGACGTGTTTCAGGTCTCCAGAAAAATCTATGATATGTCCAATGGGGCTTTCAACCCGAGTGTTGGTGCATTAGTTGATTTATGGGGATTTGGTCCAGAATACCGGATGCAAGACACTGCAAAAATTCCATCAGACGCCGATATCGCCAAGGCACGCGCTGAGATGGGGTTTGCTGACATTATGCTTGATGGCAACGTACTTACGAAAAGAACACCGGTACATTTGGACTTTTCAGCAGTTGCCAAAGGCTATGCAGTTGACGAAATTGCTGAAGTGCTGAACCAATTCGGCATTACGAATTTTATGGTCGAAATCGGTGGTGAGGTAAGCACTCGTGGAAACAGTCCACGTGGAGATTACTGGCGTATAGCTATCGAAGCCCCCGATAAGGTGCGTGAGAAATACCCGACAACCCTAAACCTGCATGAAGCCTCAATAGCAACATCCGGTGACTATCGTAATTATTACGAAGTTGATGGGCAGCGTTACACGCACATTATTGACCCGGTTTCCGGCAGACCCGTTACACATGGGCTGACATCGGTAACTGTGATTGCTGATGACGTCGCTCAGGCGGATGCATGGGCAACGGCACTGTTAGTATTAGGTGAAGATGCAGGCTTTCAGTTAGCTAAAGACGTCGGTTTGGCGATTTATATGATTTATCATACGGACGGTGGATTAGATGCCAAATACACCGAAGCGATGAAGGATTATCTGTTAATCAAAGAATGACACCCGCGCCATCGAACTCATCGATGGCTGTGATGTCTAACGAATGATGAGGCTCTGTGCCTCGGTATCACTCAATCTGCTAGACGTGCTGGCGTAACTGAGATGGCCACAGAGATAAAAGAGATGAAGCACTATCGAAAACTGGCTGATACCCGGTTTCTTAGATTAAAGAGGTAAGTTCTATGGAAATGGTGATTGTTACATTTTGTGTGTTCGTGTTGTTTTTCATCGCCATGTCGCTGGGCTATATCTTCCAAAACAAACCGCTACGGGGTTCTTGTGGTGGTGTAGCCAAATTGATGGGTAACGAAAACTGCGAAATTTGCGGTGGTGACCCAAACAAATGCGAAACCGAGCAAGAAAAAGCCGCTGCGACTGATCTTGCCTACGATGCCACCGCGACACGAAAGAAATAGTTTTTAGCCCCGAACGTGTGTTTTACGGTATTTAAACGGCAGAAACCACGTTCGATACACAATGCTTCTAACAATCCTGCTATTGTAAGAACAATTAATTAAGCTCGATGATCATCTAATCGTCGGGCAAACACTATCAAGATAACCCTGAAAACGGAGTTTTCATCGTCCCTGTGTTAAAGCCTGCCCTGTCGCTCTGGATTGGTTTACGCTACAACCGATCGTCTAACAAGCAACGCTTTCTGTCTTTGCTCTCCTGGGTATCACTGGTTGGCATGATGTTGGGTGTTGCGGCCTTGATTGTTGTGTTGTCAGTTATGAATGGTTTTCAGGCTGAATTGCGTGGTCGTATGCTGAGTCTGATGGCTCACGGTAATGTCGAGCGCGTTGATCATCAGCCGATTGCCGATTGGGCCCACTCTGTTGAAATCCTAAAGCAAAATCCAGATGTTATTGCCGTCGCCCCTTGGGTTGGTGGTGATGCCATGTTATCCCATGACGCGCGCCTCAGAGCGGCCCAAATTAATGGTATTGATTTAGAGCATGAGCTCGATATCGCGCGGCTCGATCAGGCCATGGTTGCCGGTCACCTCGATGAACTGGCGACCACGCGCTATGGCATCGTGCTTGGCGTAGGGCTAGCACGCAGTTTAGGGCTCAGTATTGGCGATAAAGTCACTGTGGTGCTGCCCAAGGTAACAGTAACGCCATTGGGCTTGAAGCCTCGCGTAAAGCGTTTTTCATTGATAGGGGTCTTTGAAGTGGGCGCTGATGTCGATTCAACACAAGCCTATATCAATGTCAGAGATGCCCGTAAGCTATTTGGGTTAACATCGGATCAAGTGCATGCGTTGCGTTTGATCACCCCCGATGCCCTCAGCGTATCAGGTATTGAAGAAACCCTAGTCGACCCGTTACTTGTAAAAGAGCCGGGAGCCTGGCAGTTCATTCCCTGGACGCAACAACGCTCAGCGCTGTTTAAAGCGATTAAGATGGAGAAGCTGATGGTGACCTTCATGCTCAGCATCGTCATTGGGGTGGCTGCATTTAATCTGATTTCTTTGATGAGTATGATGGTTGCACAGAAGCGCAACGAAATTGCTGTGATGCGTATGATGGGCATGAGGCCTGCTACCGTGATGGGAATATTCTTGACTCAAGGGCTTAGCCTGATGTTTGTTAGCCTATTGATGGGCGGTATTGCTGGCGTTGTGATCTCGCTAAACTTGCCCGAGATTGTCGGTGTAATCGAACAAACCTTCGGGTTCTATATTTTTGACCCTAACGTTTTTTATATTTCTGGATTGCCGTCGCGACTGATGATTAGTGATCTCGTATATGTCATCACACTCAGCTTTGTATTGAGTTTCTTATTCGTTTTATACCCGGCCTGGCGTGCGACGCGTATTAAGCCGGTTGAAGCCCTACAGTATCAATAGGAATGCTTTCATGAGTCAGGCCGTCATTGAATGTCAAAACGTCTCCAAGCATTACCGCCAGGGCAATGAAACCTTGCATGTGCTCAAAGACATCAGTTTTGTGGTTGAACAAGGCGACTCTGTTGCCATTGTGGGTGCCTCCGGTGCTGGTAAATCGACCCTGCTGAATTTATTGGGCGGGCTGGATTTTTGCGATGCAGGCAGCGTTAGCGTATTGAATAAAGACTTGGCAAAGATCAGTAAAGATAAACTCGCCGAATTGCGTAACAGGGAGGTGGGTTTTGTCTATCAATTCCACCATTTGCTGACTGAATTCAGTGCTCTTGAAAATGCTGCGATGCCGTTATTGATTCGCGGCGAAAAGCGCAAGGCTGCTTATTCAACGGCACGCCAAATACTCGAGCGTGTTGGCTTGGGTGCGCGCGCAAATCATCGCCCTTCAGAGTTATCTGGTGGCGAGCGCCAACGGGTTGCTATCGCGCGGGCATTGGTTGGTACACCAAGTTGTGTCTTGATGGACGAACCCACGGGAAACCTTGACGAAGCCACGGCTGATACCATTCAGCAACTGCTGATTTCGTTAAATCAGGATTTAGGCACCAGTTTTATTGTGGTTACCCATGATAAAACAATTGCCCGTCAGCAGAAGCGCATCTTGCAATTGCACGAAGGTCAGTTGCAGGAGATAACACCTGATCGCTCTGCCGGGGTTGCCAGCTAGTGAACTCCCTGAGTCTTTTTATCGGTTTACGGTATACCTTGTCGCGCAGGCAAAGCCATCTCGTGG
Proteins encoded in this window:
- the nqrE gene encoding Na(+)-translocating NADH-quinone reductase subunit E — encoded protein: MEDLISLFIRAVFIENMALAFFLGMCTFIAVSKKIETAIGLGIAVVIVQVVTVPVNNLIFQYLLKDGALAWAGLPDVNLNFLGFLSYIGVIAALVQILEMFLDKFVPALYNALGVFLPLITVNCAILGASLFMVERDYNFAESVVYGLGAGVGWALAITALAGIREKLKYSDVPKGLEGLGITFITVGLMSLGFMSFGGMSI
- the nqrD gene encoding Na(+)-translocating NADH-quinone reductase subunit D translates to MAKQSTKDVLVEPILSQNPIALQILGICSALAVTTSLQTALVMSVALTLVTAFSSFFISLVRNFIPSSIRIIVQMTIIASLVIVVDQVLQAYAYGVSKALSVFVGLIITNCIVMGRAEAYAMSNPPVASFMDGIGNGLGYSVVLVFVAVIRELLGSGSLMGISILPLIENGGWYQANGLLLLPPSAFFIIGGFIWLLRTFKKEQQEVADFKMAPQSKALEAH
- the lolE_1 gene encoding Lipoprotein-releasing system transmembrane protein LolE; translation: MLKPALSLWIGLRYNRSSNKQRFLSLLSWVSLVGMMLGVAALIVVLSVMNGFQAELRGRMLSLMAHGNVERVDHQPIADWAHSVEILKQNPDVIAVAPWVGGDAMLSHDARLRAAQINGIDLEHELDIARLDQAMVAGHLDELATTRYGIVLGVGLARSLGLSIGDKVTVVLPKVTVTPLGLKPRVKRFSLIGVFEVGADVDSTQAYINVRDARKLFGLTSDQVHALRLITPDALSVSGIEETLVDPLLVKEPGAWQFIPWTQQRSALFKAIKMEKLMVTFMLSIVIGVAAFNLISLMSMMVAQKRNEIAVMRMMGMRPATVMGIFLTQGLSLMFVSLLMGGIAGVVISLNLPEIVGVIEQTFGFYIFDPNVFYISGLPSRLMISDLVYVITLSFVLSFLFVLYPAWRATRIKPVEALQYQ
- the nqrF gene encoding Na(+)-translocating NADH-quinone reductase subunit F, yielding MDFSTIISGVVMFTVVVMALVVLILMARSRLVSSGNVTIEINDDPEKSISVPAGGKLLQTLAEQGIFLSSACGGGGTCAQCKCQVSEGGGGILPTEEGHFTKGQIREHFRLACQVAVKQDMKIEVEPEFFGVKKWDCEVVANDNVATFIKELTLKLPEGEDVNFRAGGYVQLEAPPYTADYKDFDIPEEYRGDWDRFGVFNNISKVDEETIRAYSMANYPEEKGVLKFNIRIASPPPGSEGIPPGKMSSYVFNLKPGDKMTVSGPYGEFFAKETGAEMVFIGGGAGMAPMRSHIFDQLKRLKSDRKISFWYGARSKREMFYVEDYDGLAAEFENFEWHTALSDPMPEDNWDGLTGFIHNVVFEQYLKDHPAPEDCEFYMCGPPIMNQSVIAMLKDLGVEDENILLDDFGG
- the lolD_2 gene encoding Lipoprotein-releasing system ATP-binding protein LolD, which codes for MSQAVIECQNVSKHYRQGNETLHVLKDISFVVEQGDSVAIVGASGAGKSTLLNLLGGLDFCDAGSVSVLNKDLAKISKDKLAELRNREVGFVYQFHHLLTEFSALENAAMPLLIRGEKRKAAYSTARQILERVGLGARANHRPSELSGGERQRVAIARALVGTPSCVLMDEPTGNLDEATADTIQQLLISLNQDLGTSFIVVTHDKTIARQQKRILQLHEGQLQEITPDRSAGVAS
- the apbE_2 gene encoding FAD:protein FMN transferase; the encoded protein is MKTYCSMISAANVRSFKQLLKASLIIQVSLLFLLGCGSSNKYVNISGATMGTTYHVTAELLKGASQVQIQAAIDRRLREINQSMSTYIDTSKISEFNRLPVGQSLPIDDDFVDVFQVSRKIYDMSNGAFNPSVGALVDLWGFGPEYRMQDTAKIPSDADIAKARAEMGFADIMLDGNVLTKRTPVHLDFSAVAKGYAVDEIAEVLNQFGITNFMVEIGGEVSTRGNSPRGDYWRIAIEAPDKVREKYPTTLNLHEASIATSGDYRNYYEVDGQRYTHIIDPVSGRPVTHGLTSVTVIADDVAQADAWATALLVLGEDAGFQLAKDVGLAIYMIYHTDGGLDAKYTEAMKDYLLIKE
- the nqrB gene encoding Na(+)-translocating NADH-quinone reductase subunit B translates to MLRSLLDNLEPHFSKGGKYEKLYALYEAVDTIFYQPGSVTHTGAHVRDGVDLKRIMITVWFATFPAMFYGMYNLGFNANTAMAAMGVTSVADWHGTLIGLLAGYDPTSVWDNFWHGAVYFLPIYLTVFIVGGFWEVLFAAIRGHEVNEGFFVTSVLFALICPPDLPLWQAALGISFGVVVGKEVFGGTGKNFLNPALTGRAFLFFAYPAQISGDTVWTAVDGFTGATPLSLAAQGGIPEITQHNITWLGAFFGQIQGSIGETSTLMILIGAVILLWTRIASWRIMAGVLLGTAATALLFNSIGSETNPMMNMPFWWHYVLGGFAFGTVFMATDPVSASMTDKGKWFFGALIGIMVVLIRVVNPAFPEGMMLAILFANLFAPLIDHFVVTANVKRRVARNA
- the nqrC gene encoding Na(+)-translocating NADH-quinone reductase subunit C, whose protein sequence is MLNKESVRTLTVAFVLCLVCSILVAGVAVGLKPIQDKNKVLDRNKNVLEAAGLYQPSMSASEVTSTFESFQVKLVDLATGKYATEQQLSEAGITDVNSYDQYAAAKIPAQSISLAGNDPAKIQRQAKFAKVYVLEKNGKLEQVILPINGYGLWGILYGFIALGSDADTIKGLTFYSQKETPGLGGEVENPKWKAQWPGKKAYAADGKVGVEVVKGKAQNDEQIDGLSGATLTTRGVNNLVQFWLGDRGFESFLKNLKKGEA